Part of the Candidatus Binatus sp. genome is shown below.
CCCACGCGCGATTCGAGGGCGTCACGGTGCAGCCAATGGCGCGCGCGGGAATCGAACTGATCGCGGGAATCACGCGCGACGAGCGATTCGGCCCGCTGGTGATGGTCGGCCTCGGCGGCGTGCTGGTCGAGGTGATGAAGGATACGGCGCTGCGCCTGGCGCCGATTGGCGGACGCGACGTGCACGAGATGCTCGACGAGTTGCGCGGCAACGCGATCCTGCGTGGCGTGCGCGGCCAGCCGGGCGCGGATATCGACGCGATCACGTCGCTGCTCGAGAAGATTTCCGGCTTCGCGGCGGCGCATCCGGAAATTATCGAGATGGATCTGAATCCGGTGGTCGCCTACGAGGACGGCCTGGAGGTGCTCGATGCGCGAATCGGGGTCGATACGAAAACGCGAGAACCGCATCGCGTCGATCCGCATCGCGCGGCGCGACTCGAGAATCTAGCGCGCGCATTCAATCCGCGCGCAGTTGCAGTGATCGGCGACAAGCGGGTGGGCGGCTACATGTGGCTGCGGGCGATGCGCAACTTGAAGAGCAAGCTCTACTCGGTGCAAATCGATCCGAACGAGATCCCGGGCATCGAAGCGATGGGCGTCGAGAATCGCAAGAGCCTGGCCGAGATCACCGAGCCGATCGACTACGCGGTCAGCGCCGTGCCGCGGCAGGTCGCGCCGCGAATCCTGAAGGACTGTATCGCGAATCGGGTCGGCTCGATCGGATTTTTCACCTCGGGATTTTCAGAGACCACGGAAGAGCTGGGAATTCGCCTCGAAAATGAACTCCGCGACGCGGCGCTCGATTCCGAGATCGCGCTGGTCGGTCCCAACTGCATGGGCCTCTACAGTCCGGGCGCGGGGATGTGCAATTTTCCCGATCTTGTGGTCGGCGAAGCCGGCGACACGTGCTTCATTTCGCAGAGCGGCACGCACACGATCAACTTTTGCCTGCAGGCGCCGTCGCACGGAATCAAGGTCAACAAGGCGGCGTCGATCGGCAACGTGCTCGTGCTCGAAGCCGCGGACTATCTCGATCTGATGGCCAATGATCCCGCCACGCGCGTGATCGGGATGTATATCGAAGGCGTGCGCGACGGGCGGCGCTTTTTCGAGAGCGTGCGCCACACGGCGGCGCGCCATCCGGTGGTGATTTGGAAGGGCGGTATCACCGAGGCCGGCGCACGCGCGACGTTCTCGCATACCGGTTCGCTGGCAACCGCGGCCGCCACGTGGCACGCGATGGTGCGGCAGAGTGGGGCGGTCGAGGTGTCGAACCTGGATGCGATGCTCGATGCGGTCGAGTTGTTTGCGCGGGCGCGGCGCTTCAACGGCAAGGGGATGGGACTGGTCGCGATGACCGGCGGACAGTCGGTGGTGATCACCGATACGTTCGCGTCGGCGGGGCTCGAAATTCCGGCGCTTTCGCAGTCGTCGTACGACGAGCTCAAAACGTTTTTCAACATTATCGGCGGCAGTTATCGCAATCCGCTCGACGCGGGTGGCACGATCGGCGCCGCGGTGCAGCAGGGCAACCTTGATCGCATCCTCGAGATCATGGAACGCGACCCGGTGATCGACGCGGTGGTGCTCGAGATCGGCACCGGCTTCCGCGCCTCGCGATGGCTCACGCATCCCGAGGAGGTCACCGGCCTGCTGGACAAGCTGGCGGCGTTCGCCGGCAGATCGTCGAAGCCGTTCGCAATCGTGATGCATCCGGCGCACCTCGAGGCGGCCGTCGCGCATGGCAAGGAGTTAGCGCGCCAACGCAATCTCGTGGTGTTCGATAGCTTCGAGCGGGCCGCGGCGGCGTTTCGCGTCGTCAGCGACTACTGGGAAAATCGCACGAGAATCGCGAACTAGGCCATCTGCGATCAGCGCGGCGGCGCGAGCACGGTGAGCGTGGCGCCCGTCGAGGCGTCGCCGTCGAGAAACGCGAGCCAGCGGCCCTTGGGCGACCAGCTCATAGTGACGGTGCCGCGCGCCGGTCCAGCGGCGAGCAGAAAAGCCGCGTCGGTCGGTAGCGAATAGCTGACGATTTTGCGCCACGGAATCGGCTGGCTGGGCGCGAAGACCTGCATCGCAGCTTCGTCGGCGCCCTTCGAGTAGGCCATCGAGCTTTGCGCGAGCATCGCGGGCGTCGAGTTGAAGCCGAGCGATTTTACGTCGGTGCGGCTTTCGTCGGGCTGCACGATCGCGACTTGCGCGAGCATCTCGAGTTGCGGACGTTCCGTCGCCATTCGAAATGTGAGCTTTTGATTCCCCAACACGACGATGTCGCCGCCGGGAGTGAACGACGCGGCGCCGGTCGATACTCCAACCACGTGCTCCGCGCCGGTTTCGATATTGTGGCGGTAAACATCGACCGTGTTGTTGGTGGGATCCACGCCAACAAACAGAAACGTTCCTTCCTCTTCCGAATCCCAATCGAGCACGTGGATCGGCGTGCTCCTGCCGAATTTGCCGCAGACCGATTTTCGCCGATCGATCACGACTGGCGCGGTTGATGAATCACCCTGGCCGACGGCGTACACGCCATGAGTGCTCCAACTGAGCGCCGACATCGGGCAGCCGAGCTTCAGCGGCGCGACCGAACTGGCGCCAGTCACGACGATTAGCTGGAGGCCGTCGATAGGCGTCGCCGGTGGATGATCGGTGTCGTCGCTGTCTGCATGTTCGATCGATTCTTCGGGATGCTTGCGAAGTGCGAGCGCGATCGTCGCGGAGTTCAGCCAACTCAGCGAAATCGAATCGAAGCGGCCGTCAAAACTTGCGATCACATTGCCGGGGCCCGACGCGATCAGATCGCGGATGACTACATCGACGCGTTTGTGATCCGGCGCGACGATCGCAGTCGCCAGCGTGAGACCTTCCGGGCTGGCCGCGACGTCCACGATCGTCCCGCGCGCCGCCGCAGACGGCCCGATTTCCGTGGCGAGCACGCGTCCTGCGTGCCAATCCGGACCGCCGAGTCCGTACACCACGGTATGTCCGTCCTGCATGCCGACCACGCCAATCTCCGCGCTGTTTTCGAGCCACATCGGCGCGCGGCCGGCAATCGGCGCGAATCCATTCGGCAACGACACGTTCGTCACGACTTTGATGCCGTTGGTAATTTCGAGCGACGTCGAACGCGCGGTGAATGGTGGCTGCACCGCGGCGGGCGGCTGGTCGGCGCTGGAACACGACGCCACGCCCAAGGCGGCGAGCGCGGCAAACCGGATGAGGAAAGACCTGGCCATCGAAAAACGGTAGTCTAGCAGGGTGCTGAACAATTCTTCGAGTCTCGATGGCGATTTAACTGCGTGATGAAGAATCCATTGCGGGAGTTTTCGTTGGATCGCGAGGTGCGTCTCGCGATTTTGGTGACGATATTGATCGCGGTGGGCGCGGTTGCTTGCGTGTTTGGCCACTGGATCGTCGGAATCGCACTGTTCGGAATCGCAGCGGCGCTGGTCGCCGCCTTCTGGCTCGCGGTAGTAAGGCCGGCGCGGATTCCGCGCGATGCCGTGGTGACGATTCGGCTTGCCGGATCGATTCCGGAGGAAACCGGGCGCTCACCGATCGATCAGATAATTCGCCGCCGAACGCTCAGCCTCGATAGCATCCG
Proteins encoded:
- a CDS encoding acetate--CoA ligase family protein codes for the protein MSDSILREIITAAQSSGRSVLTEIESKRILHALGISVRLPEVAASADAASAAASKIGFPVVLKVLSPEVSHKSEVGGVELNLGSETEVRGAFDRIRGNLAAKAPHARFEGVTVQPMARAGIELIAGITRDERFGPLVMVGLGGVLVEVMKDTALRLAPIGGRDVHEMLDELRGNAILRGVRGQPGADIDAITSLLEKISGFAAAHPEIIEMDLNPVVAYEDGLEVLDARIGVDTKTREPHRVDPHRAARLENLARAFNPRAVAVIGDKRVGGYMWLRAMRNLKSKLYSVQIDPNEIPGIEAMGVENRKSLAEITEPIDYAVSAVPRQVAPRILKDCIANRVGSIGFFTSGFSETTEELGIRLENELRDAALDSEIALVGPNCMGLYSPGAGMCNFPDLVVGEAGDTCFISQSGTHTINFCLQAPSHGIKVNKAASIGNVLVLEAADYLDLMANDPATRVIGMYIEGVRDGRRFFESVRHTAARHPVVIWKGGITEAGARATFSHTGSLATAAATWHAMVRQSGAVEVSNLDAMLDAVELFARARRFNGKGMGLVAMTGGQSVVITDTFASAGLEIPALSQSSYDELKTFFNIIGGSYRNPLDAGGTIGAAVQQGNLDRILEIMERDPVIDAVVLEIGTGFRASRWLTHPEEVTGLLDKLAAFAGRSSKPFAIVMHPAHLEAAVAHGKELARQRNLVVFDSFERAAAAFRVVSDYWENRTRIAN